The nucleotide window ACACTCCACTCTCCACTTATTTCCTATAAATAGCCTTCACGGGGCATCTTCTCTTGCACTCGCCGCATTTGATGCAGATGCTGGTGTCTATGTGATGTGTCTTTTTTGGCTCACCTGAGATGCACTTTACGGGACAGACTTTGGCGCACAGCGTGCAGCCGACGCAAATGTCCGGGTCGATATAATAATTCATCAGAGCCGAGCAGACTCCGGCTGGGCAGCGTTTTTCAACAATATGCGCCTCGTATTCATCACGGAAGTTATGCAGGGTCGAGAGGATCGGGTTCGGAGCGTTTTGACCCAGCCCGCAGAGCGATGCGCGCTTTACCACTTTGCCCAGGTGTTCGAGCTTTTCGAGATCTTCGGGCACGCCGTTTCCTTCGGTTATTCGCGTGAGGATCTCAAGCATGCGTTTGGTCCCCTCGCGGCATGGCGTGCATTTGCCGCATGACTCATCCTCCGTGAATGTAAGGAAAAACTTAGCCACGTCCACCATGCACGTGTCCTCGTCCATCACGATCATACCGCCGGAACCCATGATAGAACCGGCTTTTGCCAGAGACTCATAATCTATCGGCGTGTCGAGATACTGCTCGGAGATGCATCCGCCGGACGGCCCGCCTGTCTGCACGGCTTTGAACTTTTTATCGCCTCTGATCCCGCCGCCGATATCGTAGATGATCTCGCGGAGCGTAGTGCCCATCGGCACTTCCACCAGACCTGTGTTTTTGATCTTGCCCGCGAGTGCAAAGACTTTAGTGCCCTTGCTCTTTTCGGTCCCCAGGTTTGTGAACCAGTCCGCGCCATTAAGGATTACGGCAGGCACATTTGCCCATGTCTCGACGTTGTTGATTAGTGTGGGATGTCCCCAAAGCCCGCATTCGGCTGGGTAGGGTGGTCGTGGCCGAGGCATTCCGCGCCTACCCTCTATTGATGCAATGAGCGCCGTCTCCTCACCGCAAACATAAGCTCCGGCTCCCAGCCGGATGTCTATATCGAAGCTGAAGTCGGTGCCGAATATGTTTTTGCCGAGCAGTCCGCGCTTTCTGGCTTCATCGATTGCATAAGTGAGGCGTTTAATTGCAAGGGGATACTCTGCGCGCACGTATATGAATCCCTGACTCGAGCCGATAGCGTAGCCGCCGATAGTCATGCCTTCAAGGAGGCAGAAAGGGTCACCCTCGATTGCGCTGCGGTCCATAAACGCACCTGGGTCACCTTCGTCCGCATTGCAGATCACGAAACGCCTGTCCGATGCGAACTCGGTAGCCTGTTTCCATTTGAGCCCGGTCGGATAACCTGCGCCGCCCCGTCCGCGCAGGCCGGATTTGGATACTTCGTCTATCACTTGCTCGGCTGTCATACTTTCGAGCACTTTCGCCAGAGCCTCATATCCGCGCATTGTCAGATAATCATCGAATGACTCAGGGTCTATGATGCCGCAGTTTCGCAGGGTGATTCGAAGCTGTTTGCCGAAGAAGTCTACGCTGCCGAGCATGCGAATGTGTGATGTGTCCACCCACTCATGGGCTTTGAATTCTTCAACAGGCCTGCCGCCGATAATGTGTTCCTCTACGATCTTTTCAATCTTCGCGGAGTCGATCTTTTCGTAGTAGACGCCATCCGGCTCGACAACAATAATGGGGCAGTTCTTGCACAGCCCATATGATACGGCTTCTTCGATCTCAACCAGGTCCTGCGCATTCTTCTCTTTAATAATGCGCTTGAGTTCCGGTTCGATCCTTTTTCCTCCCGGATCGACGCATGCAGTGCCCGAACATACGACTATAGTGCGCTTCATAGCTGCTCCTTACAAACAGGTGTCGGGTGACAGGTGATAGGAGAGGTTTATCGACATTGATTACCCTGTGAACTCAGTTATTACATTTCCACCAGCCAGGTGCTCCTCAACAATTCTCTTGACCTTGTCTTTGTCCAGCCTGATATATAAAACAGGCGGTTCATCACCACGCGTGACCTCGGCCATAGGTTCCAGGTCGCATCTGCCGACGCATCCGGTCGGGATCACGTCGACATTGTCAAGTCCGATTTCATCCAAGACCCTGATAAACTCGTCATGGACGAGATCGGCTCCAGCAGAGATGCCGCAAGTAGCCATGCCCACACGGACTCTGTATTGTCCCTCTTTTTTTGATGGGATTTTGTCTTTTAACTTGTCGAGCATTGCTGTTGGTTTCATATCGTTCCCCTGCATACTTTGTCCGCAAACAGTCAAATTCCTGCAATTCTCAGGGCTAGGAAGTTGGAGAATTGTTAAGAGCACGATGCGCAGCCGTGCTTTTCGTGATATTGCTGATGGTAGTCCTCCGCGGGATAGAAAACGCCCATGGGAATAATCTCGGTTACAACCGGGCGCTTTAACCTGCCCGACTTTTCCAGATGAGATTTTGAATCTTCAGCCTCACTTTTCTGCTCAGGGCTGTTGTAGAAAATTACCGATCTATACTGCGATCCGACATCGGGTCCCTGCCTGTTTGGTGTGGTGGGATCGTGAATGCTCCAAAATGTGCCCAGCAGCTCTCTGTAGCTGATTTTCGAAGGATCAAAGGTTATCTCAACGGACTCTGCGTGTCCGGTCGTATTTGAGCACACGTCTTCATAAGTCGGATTCTCAGTGTGCCCGCCCGTGTAACCGACTTTTGTTGAGACCACACCCTTACCCAGCATCTCCCGAAAAGCAGACTCGACACCCCAAAAGCATCCCGCCGCAAAAACGGCTTTCTCATATTTGGATTCTTTATCTGCCTCAGCGAGCTTGATTGCCACTGCGTTTATGCAGTATCGTTTTCCGGTGGGTGGGGGACCGTCATCAAAAACATGCCCCAGGTGAGCGCCGCATCGTGCACAGAGCACCTCCGTCCGGTGCCGACCGAGGCTGTCATCGGGTTGTGTGGTTATATTGATGTCGGATATCGGGTCCCAAAAGCTCGGCCAGCCTGTGCCGGACTCGAATTTGTGCACACTTTTGAAGAGGTCGGTGCCGCAGCAAATGCACTGATAGACTCCGATTTGGCCTTCGGCAGGCATTGAGCAGGTTCCGGTAAAGGGCGTTTCTGTGCCTTTGAGACGGGTTACTTCATATTGCTCGGGTGTGAGCATTTCCTGCCATTGCTCATTGGTGCGGCAGATTCTATTGACCTTCTCCACCCGGCCTGTCGAGTAGTTAATAATATCTATGAGTTCTTCATCGCATGGGTTCATCGCACTGTCCTCCGCGCAATTGAAATACCCAATATTTGAAATTACTCTTCGCCCCGTTTGTGAAAGTCAATACTTTTGAATTTTGCCTGGTTTCTGAACTGGTCTTCGAAGGCCATCAGACCGGGTGAGCCGCCCGTATGGATGAACACGACCGTCCGATCCGGGTCGATCTTGCCCAACTGAGCAAGCCCGATCAGTCCCGACATTGCTTTGCCTGTGTAAACCGGATCGAGTATCAGTCCTTCTGTCTGCGCCGCCGCTAGTATGGCCTTGTTGCCCGCTTCTGACGGCACTCCGTAGCGTTCGCCGTAATATTCGTCGTTTATATGCAT belongs to Armatimonadota bacterium and includes:
- the nuoF gene encoding NADH-quinone oxidoreductase subunit NuoF; amino-acid sequence: MKRTIVVCSGTACVDPGGKRIEPELKRIIKEKNAQDLVEIEEAVSYGLCKNCPIIVVEPDGVYYEKIDSAKIEKIVEEHIIGGRPVEEFKAHEWVDTSHIRMLGSVDFFGKQLRITLRNCGIIDPESFDDYLTMRGYEALAKVLESMTAEQVIDEVSKSGLRGRGGAGYPTGLKWKQATEFASDRRFVICNADEGDPGAFMDRSAIEGDPFCLLEGMTIGGYAIGSSQGFIYVRAEYPLAIKRLTYAIDEARKRGLLGKNIFGTDFSFDIDIRLGAGAYVCGEETALIASIEGRRGMPRPRPPYPAECGLWGHPTLINNVETWANVPAVILNGADWFTNLGTEKSKGTKVFALAGKIKNTGLVEVPMGTTLREIIYDIGGGIRGDKKFKAVQTGGPSGGCISEQYLDTPIDYESLAKAGSIMGSGGMIVMDEDTCMVDVAKFFLTFTEDESCGKCTPCREGTKRMLEILTRITEGNGVPEDLEKLEHLGKVVKRASLCGLGQNAPNPILSTLHNFRDEYEAHIVEKRCPAGVCSALMNYYIDPDICVGCTLCAKVCPVKCISGEPKKTHHIDTSICIKCGECKRRCPVKAIYRK
- a CDS encoding (2Fe-2S) ferredoxin domain-containing protein, whose translation is MKPTAMLDKLKDKIPSKKEGQYRVRVGMATCGISAGADLVHDEFIRVLDEIGLDNVDVIPTGCVGRCDLEPMAEVTRGDEPPVLYIRLDKDKVKRIVEEHLAGGNVITEFTG
- a CDS encoding bifunctional methionine sulfoxide reductase B/A protein; amino-acid sequence: MNPCDEELIDIINYSTGRVEKVNRICRTNEQWQEMLTPEQYEVTRLKGTETPFTGTCSMPAEGQIGVYQCICCGTDLFKSVHKFESGTGWPSFWDPISDINITTQPDDSLGRHRTEVLCARCGAHLGHVFDDGPPPTGKRYCINAVAIKLAEADKESKYEKAVFAAGCFWGVESAFREMLGKGVVSTKVGYTGGHTENPTYEDVCSNTTGHAESVEITFDPSKISYRELLGTFWSIHDPTTPNRQGPDVGSQYRSVIFYNSPEQKSEAEDSKSHLEKSGRLKRPVVTEIIPMGVFYPAEDYHQQYHEKHGCASCS